Below is a genomic region from Anoxybacillus flavithermus.
GTTCCACTATAACAGAAGGCGCTGGTTTTTGCCAATCAATTGTATCGACCGTCCATAAAATCGTGTACATCCCAAGCTCATGGGCAATGTATACGACATCATCACGATAACTGCCGCTTGGCGGAGCGAATAGACGAGGTTTGATACCTGTTGCTGCTTCAATTGCATCGTTCGTTTTGACGATTTGTTCCCGAATGGCTTGTTTACTCATCGTTTTCATATCCGGATGGTTGTATGAATGATTCCCAATTTCATGCCCGGCATCTGCAATCATTTTCGCCAGTTGTGGGTTTTCTTTTACCCAACGTCCTTCTAAAAAAAACGTTGCACGCACATTGTATTTTTCAAGAATATGTAACATACTTGGGATATGTTCGCTTCCCCATGCAACATTAATTAAAAAAGAGACCATCGGTTTGTCTGGATGTCCCCGATAAACGGGGGATGGGGGCAAATCAGATAAATGAATAGACGGCGATACTTGTTTATATACAAGCTGTTGTTCAGAAAATGTCCCATTTCGCTTCATTTGCTTATATGATGCCTCAACATCTACGACTAGTCCATTATATCCGGGAATAGCTTTCCATACAGCATCTATTTTCGCATTTTGCGCAGGAATATTATACTGCTTTGCTCGCTCCGTAATTTGAATGTATAGCGGATCGCTTTGTTTTGCCACCGTCATATGCCGTAACTCATGGATGTACGTGGTCGTCCACGGATTTTGTACAATCATGGCCGCCACACATATGATCATCGTTAAGAAAAACGCTCGCCGCACGCTTCGTCCCTCCTTTTCTAATAAAGAGGGTATGTGTAAAAGGGACAAGGTAGAACGAGCGACAAAAAATTTTACACACAGCAAAGAAGCCAAGGGGATGTGAACCCAAGGCTCCAATTTTATTGCTCGGCTTCTTTTTGATCGCGTAATACGGCCTTGCGCGACAAGTTTACGCGACCTTGTTTATCAATTTCTGTTACTTTCACTAAAATTTCATCGCCGATGGAAACAACATCTTCTACCTTTCCAACACGTTCCTCCGCTAATTCTGAAATGTGTACAAGACCATCTTTTCCACTAAACAATTCGACAAACGCTCCAAATTTCTCAATCCGTTTCACTTTGCCTAAATATACTTGTCCAACTTCCACTTCACGAACGATATCTTCAATGATCTTTTTCGCTTTTTTGTTCATTTCTTCATTTACTGATGAAATGAAGATCGTTCCATCTTGTTCGATATCGATTTTTACGCCTGTTTCTTCAATAATTTTGTTAATTTGCTTTCCGCTTGGACCGATCACATCACGAATTTTATCAGGATTAATCTGCATCGTTAAAATTTTTGGTGCATATGGCGATAGCTCTTTACGCGGTTCGCTAATCGTTTGCATCATATGTTTTAAAATTTCGAGACGACCTTTGCGCGCTTGTTGTAACGCTTCTTTTAAAATTTCACGCGACAATCCTTTAATTTTAATATCCATCTGTAAGGCGGTGACCCCTTTTTCCGTCCCAGCCACTTTAAAGTCCATGTCACCAAGATGGTCTTCCATACCTTGAATATCCGTTAAAATGGTGTAATGTTCACCGCTTTTCACAAGTCCCATTGCAATACCAGCAACCGGCGCTTTAATTGGCACTCCCGCATCCATCATGGCAAGCGTGCTCGCACAAATGCTCGCTTGAGACGTTGAACCGTTTGATTCTAACACTTCAGATACGAGACGAATCGTATATGGGAACTCTTTTTCAGATGGGATGACTGGCTCAAGTGCGCGCTCGCCAAGTGCACCATGCCCGATTTCACGACGGCCTGGTCCACGCATCGCTCCTGTTTCTCCAACGGAGAATGGCGGGAAATTGTAATGATGCATAAACCGTTTCGTTTCTTCAATGCCAAGTCCATCTAAAATTTGCACATCACCAAGCGCTCCGAGCGTACATACGCTAAGTGCTTGCGTCTGCCCTCGCGTAAATAAACCGGATCCGTGCGTACGTGGCAAAAGTCCGACAGCTGACGAAAGCGGGCGAATTTCATCGACTTTTCGTCCGTCTGGACGCACTTTTTCCTCCGTAATTAAGCGGCGCACTTCTTCTTTCACAAGTTTATATAAAATTTCTTTTACTTGTTTAATCGTTTCTTCATCTGCTTCTTGTTCTTCATACGCAGCAACAACTTCTGCTTTTAATTGTTCAATCGCTGCCTCGCGCGCCAATTTCTCAGGTACTTGAACAGCGCGTTTCACTTCTCCTTCGACACGGGCGCGAATCTCTGCTTCAAGTTCGGCATTCAGTTCATAGAGAACAACTTCCATTTTCTCTTTGCCGACTTTTGCCGCGATGTCTTCTTGAAAGGCGATGAGCCGCTTAATTTCTTCATGGCCAAACATGATCGCTTCAAGCATGACTTCTTCTGGTACTTCATTGGCTCCTGCTTCAACCATGTTAATCGCATCTTTTGTTCCTGCAACAACGAGATGCATATCACTTTGTTCCATTTGTGCGACAGACGGATTAATCACGAATTCGCCGTCCACACGACCAACTGTCACTCCTGCAATCGGTCCTTCAAATGGAATATCGGAAATCGTTAACGCAAGGGAAGAGCCAAACATAGCTGCCATTTCCGGTGAGCAATCTTGATCAACGCTCATGACCATGCTGACAACTTGCACTTCGTTTCGAAATCCTTCCGCAAACAATGGACGGATCGGGCGGTCGATGAGACGGCTCGCTAAAATCGCTTTTTCGCTCGGACGCCCCTCACGTTTAATAAATCCCCCTGGAATTTTACCGACAGCGTATAACCGTTCTTCATAGTTCACCGTTAACGGAAAAAAATCTACGCTTTTTGGTTCTTTCGATGCTGTCGCTGTGCTCAATACGACCGTATCGCCGTAACGCAC
It encodes:
- a CDS encoding polyribonucleotide nucleotidyltransferase; its protein translation is MEQEKHVFSIDWAGRPLTVEIGELAKQANGAVLVRYGDTVVLSTATASKEPKSVDFFPLTVNYEERLYAVGKIPGGFIKREGRPSEKAILASRLIDRPIRPLFAEGFRNEVQVVSMVMSVDQDCSPEMAAMFGSSLALTISDIPFEGPIAGVTVGRVDGEFVINPSVAQMEQSDMHLVVAGTKDAINMVEAGANEVPEEVMLEAIMFGHEEIKRLIAFQEDIAAKVGKEKMEVVLYELNAELEAEIRARVEGEVKRAVQVPEKLAREAAIEQLKAEVVAAYEEQEADEETIKQVKEILYKLVKEEVRRLITEEKVRPDGRKVDEIRPLSSAVGLLPRTHGSGLFTRGQTQALSVCTLGALGDVQILDGLGIEETKRFMHHYNFPPFSVGETGAMRGPGRREIGHGALGERALEPVIPSEKEFPYTIRLVSEVLESNGSTSQASICASTLAMMDAGVPIKAPVAGIAMGLVKSGEHYTILTDIQGMEDHLGDMDFKVAGTEKGVTALQMDIKIKGLSREILKEALQQARKGRLEILKHMMQTISEPRKELSPYAPKILTMQINPDKIRDVIGPSGKQINKIIEETGVKIDIEQDGTIFISSVNEEMNKKAKKIIEDIVREVEVGQVYLGKVKRIEKFGAFVELFSGKDGLVHISELAEERVGKVEDVVSIGDEILVKVTEIDKQGRVNLSRKAVLRDQKEAEQ